In the genome of Carnobacterium viridans, one region contains:
- a CDS encoding DEAD/DEAH box helicase: protein MKFTELGLAPELLKSVERLGFEEATPIQSQTIPLALEGKDVIGQAQTGTGKTAAFGLPMLQKIDVNNRNVQGLVIAPTRELAIQTQEELFRLSRDKKIRVQVVYGGADISRQIRALKDAPHIVVGTPGRLLDHIKRKTLKLGHVETLVLDEADEMLNMGFIDDIETIIHEVPAERQTLLFSATMPPAIKRIGVRFMKDPEHVQIKATTMSDSLIEQFFVRCKDFEKFDIMTRLFDVQTPELTIIFGRTKRRVDELARGLEARGYRAEGIHGDLSQQKRMSVLKSFKTGKLDVLVATDVAARGLDISGVTHVYNYDIPQDPESYVHRIGRTGRAGKEGVSVTFITPNEMGYLRVIENLTKKAMTPLRPPTNAEAFEGQIKASIEEVGSIIDANGLDRYEKAAAQLLETYTAEDLAAAFLKSVTKDADEVPVKITPERPLPGRKGGSHGGGSNRGGSASKGGYRGGSSRSGKPSERRGGGSGTGGSGKWNKDSSRGGSDSRRKDSRGKSTDNRRKAGGERKFTIRDKD, encoded by the coding sequence TTGAAATTTACAGAATTAGGTTTAGCACCTGAGTTATTAAAATCAGTAGAACGTTTAGGATTTGAGGAAGCAACACCAATCCAATCACAAACGATTCCATTGGCACTTGAAGGAAAAGACGTTATTGGGCAAGCACAAACAGGAACTGGTAAAACAGCTGCATTTGGTTTACCAATGTTACAAAAAATTGATGTAAATAACCGTAATGTACAAGGATTAGTTATTGCACCTACTCGTGAGTTAGCTATCCAAACACAAGAAGAATTATTCCGTTTGAGTCGCGATAAAAAAATTCGTGTTCAAGTTGTTTATGGTGGAGCTGACATCAGTCGCCAAATTCGTGCTTTAAAAGACGCACCACACATTGTGGTAGGTACACCGGGTCGTTTATTAGATCATATCAAACGTAAAACATTGAAATTAGGACATGTTGAAACGTTAGTATTGGACGAAGCGGATGAAATGTTGAACATGGGATTCATTGATGACATTGAAACAATCATTCACGAAGTTCCAGCTGAACGTCAAACATTATTATTCTCTGCTACAATGCCACCTGCTATCAAACGCATTGGTGTACGCTTTATGAAAGACCCTGAACATGTACAAATCAAAGCAACAACAATGTCTGATAGTTTGATTGAACAATTCTTCGTACGTTGTAAAGACTTCGAAAAATTTGATATTATGACTCGTTTATTTGATGTTCAAACACCAGAATTAACGATCATTTTTGGTCGTACAAAACGTCGCGTAGACGAATTAGCTCGTGGATTAGAAGCTCGCGGATACCGTGCAGAAGGAATCCATGGTGACCTTTCTCAACAAAAACGTATGAGTGTTTTGAAATCATTTAAAACTGGTAAGTTAGACGTTTTAGTAGCAACTGACGTAGCTGCTCGTGGATTAGATATTTCCGGAGTGACACACGTATACAACTATGATATTCCTCAAGATCCAGAGAGCTATGTTCACCGTATTGGACGTACTGGTCGTGCTGGAAAAGAGGGTGTTTCTGTAACATTCATTACACCTAATGAAATGGGATATTTACGTGTTATTGAAAATTTGACTAAAAAAGCTATGACACCATTACGTCCACCAACAAATGCAGAGGCTTTTGAAGGACAAATCAAAGCTTCAATTGAAGAAGTAGGTTCTATTATTGACGCTAATGGTTTAGACCGTTATGAAAAAGCTGCTGCACAATTATTGGAAACTTATACAGCTGAAGATCTTGCTGCTGCATTCCTTAAGAGTGTGACAAAAGACGCTGACGAAGTACCAGTTAAAATCACTCCAGAACGTCCATTACCTGGCCGTAAAGGCGGAAGTCATGGTGGCGGAAGCAACCGTGGTGGAAGTGCAAGTAAAGGTGGATACCGTGGTGGAAGCAGCCGTAGTGGCAAACCTTCTGAACGTCGTGGTGGCGGAAGTGGCACTGGCGGAAGCGGAAAATGGAATAAAGATTCAAGTCGTGGTGGAAGTGACAGCCGTCGTAAAGATAGCCGTGGCAAATCTACTGATAACCGTCGTAAGGCTGGCGGAGAACGTAAATTTACGATTCGCGATAAAGACTAA
- the acpS gene encoding holo-ACP synthase, with the protein MIIGIGLDITEILRIEEAYLKRETFSKRVLTPVEWEMFSGLTGSRKIEFLAGRYAAKEAFSKAMGTGIGKLGFQDIEILPDRYGKPIVGKSPFNGQVFLSITHTDTIAAAQVILEQ; encoded by the coding sequence GTGATAATAGGAATCGGTTTGGATATAACAGAAATCTTACGTATAGAAGAAGCTTATTTAAAAAGGGAAACTTTTTCCAAGCGAGTGCTGACTCCGGTAGAATGGGAAATGTTTTCTGGTTTAACAGGCTCTCGAAAAATTGAATTTTTAGCTGGTAGATATGCTGCAAAAGAGGCTTTCTCAAAAGCGATGGGTACTGGAATCGGGAAATTAGGTTTTCAAGATATTGAAATTTTGCCCGATCGTTACGGGAAACCAATTGTTGGAAAATCTCCTTTTAATGGACAAGTGTTTTTGTCTATTACGCACACGGACACCATTGCAGCAGCGCAAGTGATTTTAGAACAATAG
- a CDS encoding type II toxin-antitoxin system PemK/MazF family toxin, with protein sequence MVRRGEIYYADLSPVIGSEQGGMRPVLIIQNNVGNHYSPTVIIAAITAKIQKAKMPTHVEISAEEYNLEKNSVVLLEQIRTIDKQRLREKVTQLDFKMMKKIDEALEISIGLSRQV encoded by the coding sequence ATGGTAAGACGGGGAGAGATTTATTATGCTGATTTATCGCCAGTTATAGGTTCGGAGCAAGGTGGAATGCGGCCGGTTTTGATTATTCAAAATAATGTAGGCAACCACTATAGTCCAACCGTTATTATTGCAGCGATAACAGCGAAAATCCAAAAGGCTAAAATGCCTACCCATGTTGAAATATCAGCAGAAGAGTATAATCTTGAAAAAAATTCTGTTGTTTTGTTAGAACAAATAAGAACAATTGATAAACAACGTTTACGAGAAAAAGTAACTCAATTAGATTTTAAAATGATGAAAAAAATAGATGAAGCTCTTGAGATAAGTATCGGATTATCAAGACAAGTCTAA
- a CDS encoding QueT transporter family protein translates to MKIRNLVINAVVAALYVAITSAFAFMSFGAIQFRVAEMLNHLAVFNKKYIIGIVGGVFISNLLFSTMVVYDIVFGVAHSLLSLLIMSGITRKITNDWVKMSVNTIVFTIGSALIAWELYLALQLPFWFSYLTVAIGEFVVMGIGMPIMMCIDKKIHFSKRIEG, encoded by the coding sequence ATGAAAATAAGAAACTTGGTAATAAATGCTGTAGTCGCAGCTTTATATGTGGCGATTACTTCGGCATTTGCTTTTATGTCTTTTGGAGCAATTCAGTTTCGAGTAGCCGAAATGTTAAATCATTTAGCTGTATTTAATAAAAAGTATATTATAGGAATAGTTGGTGGAGTGTTTATTTCTAACCTTCTTTTCTCAACTATGGTTGTTTATGACATAGTATTTGGCGTTGCACACTCATTGTTGTCGTTACTTATAATGAGTGGGATAACAAGGAAAATAACAAATGATTGGGTGAAAATGAGTGTCAATACGATAGTGTTTACTATTGGTTCAGCCTTAATTGCATGGGAGTTATATCTAGCGCTACAATTACCGTTCTGGTTTAGTTACTTAACAGTTGCGATTGGTGAATTCGTTGTTATGGGAATTGGTATGCCAATCATGATGTGTATCGATAAAAAAATTCACTTTAGTAAACGGATAGAAGGATAG
- the cbpA gene encoding cyclic di-AMP binding protein CbpA, whose product MLIKSLCIPKNKLTTVSETVTLQEAIDILEKSGFRCIPILDETGTIFRGNIYKMHIYRHKANGGDMNLPVTHLLKNATKFISIDASFFKVFFSIKELPYISVLDEDNRFYGILTHSSLLNMLQQSWNVNTGSYVLTIASTGQKGDLANMAKIISRFCSISSCITLDVEQDDLVRRTMITLESGMTKDTLKELTTTLSKKGFRVVEIEDLKNIG is encoded by the coding sequence ATGCTTATAAAATCTCTTTGTATTCCTAAAAACAAACTTACTACTGTAAGCGAAACGGTTACCCTTCAAGAAGCAATTGATATTCTTGAAAAATCTGGCTTTCGCTGTATACCTATTCTAGATGAAACTGGAACAATATTCAGAGGAAATATTTACAAAATGCATATTTATCGTCATAAAGCTAATGGCGGAGATATGAACTTACCAGTAACCCATTTATTAAAAAATGCTACTAAGTTCATTTCTATTGACGCCTCTTTTTTCAAAGTATTTTTCTCGATCAAAGAATTGCCGTACATTTCTGTATTGGATGAAGATAATCGATTTTATGGTATTTTAACTCATAGTTCGTTGTTAAACATGTTACAACAATCTTGGAACGTGAACACAGGGAGTTACGTCTTAACAATTGCTTCCACTGGCCAAAAAGGTGATTTAGCAAACATGGCAAAAATCATTAGCCGCTTTTGTTCAATTTCAAGTTGTATTACATTAGATGTTGAGCAAGATGATTTAGTTCGTCGCACAATGATCACTTTAGAATCTGGCATGACAAAGGATACTCTGAAGGAATTAACTACCACTTTAAGCAAAAAGGGATTTCGCGTAGTTGAAATAGAAGATTTAAAAAATATCGGTTAA